A part of Paenibacillus sp. IHBB 10380 genomic DNA contains:
- a CDS encoding KH domain-containing protein → MEELVSVIAKALVDHPEDVTVTTVEKDHLVVYELSVHPNDVGKVIGKQGRIAKALRTVVTSAAVKMEKRITVDIIS, encoded by the coding sequence ATGGAAGAATTAGTTAGTGTTATTGCTAAGGCTTTGGTGGATCATCCTGAAGATGTGACCGTCACGACGGTGGAGAAGGATCATCTCGTTGTCTATGAATTGTCTGTTCATCCTAATGACGTAGGCAAAGTCATAGGCAAGCAGGGTAGGATTGCTAAGGCACTGCGCACGGTAGTCACATCTGCAGCAGTTAAAATGGAAAAACGTATAACCGTGGATATTATATCTTAA
- the ffh gene encoding signal recognition particle protein: MAFEGLTNRLQNVFSKLRGKGKVSEDDVNEAMREVRLALLEADVNFKVVKEFVAKVKEKSIGKEVMDSFTPGMVIIDIVNKEMTELMGGSQAKLVKSNKPPTVIMMVGLQGAGKTTTSGKLAKLLQKQNSRPLLVAGDIYRPAAIKQLEVLGSQINVPVFSLGDQVSPVEIAKQGLKFAEDNGHDYLIMDTAGRLHIDEELMEELRQIHTAINPDEVLLVVDAMTGQDAVNVAENFNTMLALTGVVLTKLDGDTRGGAALSVKAVTGCPIKFAALGEKIDALEPFYPDRMASRILGMGDMLSLIEKAQSNIDVEKAKEMERKMRNAEFTFDDFLEQMDQVKKLGPLDQIMDMIPGMGKMKQAKDIKVDDKQMGRIEAIVFSMTKEEKQHPNMIDHNRRKRIATGSGTNIAEVNRLIKQFDEMRRMMKQFSDMMGPKGPKGKGMKQLKGLAGKGGMKFPFR; encoded by the coding sequence ATGGCATTTGAAGGATTAACCAATCGATTACAGAACGTGTTCAGTAAGCTTCGCGGCAAAGGTAAAGTGTCAGAGGATGATGTGAACGAGGCGATGCGTGAAGTACGCCTTGCTCTTTTGGAAGCGGACGTTAACTTCAAAGTGGTGAAAGAATTCGTTGCCAAGGTCAAAGAGAAGTCCATTGGTAAAGAAGTGATGGACAGCTTCACACCAGGCATGGTCATTATTGATATCGTTAATAAGGAAATGACTGAACTTATGGGTGGAAGTCAGGCCAAGCTTGTTAAGTCTAATAAGCCACCAACGGTTATTATGATGGTCGGTCTCCAAGGTGCGGGTAAGACAACCACATCGGGTAAGTTGGCTAAGCTTCTTCAGAAACAAAATTCTCGTCCATTACTCGTTGCAGGTGATATTTATCGTCCTGCTGCCATTAAACAACTCGAAGTTTTAGGGTCACAGATTAATGTTCCTGTTTTTTCATTAGGTGATCAAGTTAGCCCTGTTGAAATTGCTAAGCAAGGCTTGAAATTCGCTGAGGATAACGGACATGATTATCTGATTATGGATACGGCTGGACGTTTACACATTGATGAAGAGCTGATGGAGGAATTACGCCAGATTCACACAGCGATTAACCCTGATGAGGTGTTACTTGTTGTAGATGCAATGACTGGACAAGATGCAGTTAATGTGGCTGAGAATTTCAATACCATGCTAGCACTTACCGGTGTTGTGCTCACTAAACTTGATGGAGATACACGTGGTGGTGCCGCACTTTCTGTCAAAGCGGTTACGGGTTGTCCTATTAAATTCGCAGCACTTGGTGAGAAAATCGATGCTTTAGAGCCTTTCTATCCAGATCGGATGGCTTCACGGATACTAGGCATGGGTGACATGCTCTCTCTAATTGAGAAGGCTCAATCTAACATTGATGTTGAGAAAGCTAAGGAAATGGAACGTAAAATGCGTAATGCGGAATTTACGTTTGATGACTTCCTAGAGCAAATGGATCAAGTGAAGAAGCTTGGACCTCTCGATCAAATTATGGATATGATTCCTGGTATGGGCAAGATGAAGCAAGCCAAAGACATTAAGGTAGACGATAAGCAAATGGGTCGAATTGAAGCGATTGTCTTCTCTATGACTAAGGAAGAAAAGCAACATCCTAATATGATCGACCATAATCGTCGCAAACGGATTGCAACAGGTAGTGGTACTAATATTGCCGAAGTGAATCGCCTGATCAAACAGTTCGATGAAATGCGTCGTATGATGAAGCAGTTCTCGGATATGATGGGACCTAAAGGTCCCAAAGGAAAAGGGATGAAACAGCTGAAGGGCTTAGCTGGTAAAGGCGGTATGAAGTTTCCATTCCGTTAA
- a CDS encoding putative DNA-binding protein has product MSQEDRLEKTNRINQLFDFYEYLLTDKQQMFLKYYFHDDFSLGEIAAEFNISRQAIYEHIKRAEHVLEMYEEKLNLLQKYERRNHELDELRNILQDCDLNQEQKLKITQILDQLQIYE; this is encoded by the coding sequence ATGAGTCAAGAAGATCGACTCGAGAAAACAAACCGAATCAATCAGTTGTTTGATTTCTATGAATACCTACTTACAGATAAGCAACAGATGTTTTTGAAATATTATTTCCACGATGATTTTTCCCTTGGGGAAATTGCAGCTGAGTTTAATATTAGTCGGCAAGCAATCTATGAACATATTAAACGTGCGGAACATGTTCTTGAAATGTATGAAGAGAAGTTAAATCTTCTACAGAAATATGAACGCCGCAATCATGAGCTGGATGAGCTTCGCAATATACTTCAAGATTGTGATCTTAACCAGGAGCAGAAACTAAAGATAACCCAGATTCTGGATCAACTACAGATATATGAATAA
- the rpsP gene encoding 30S ribosomal protein S16, which translates to MAVRIRLKRIGAHKAPFYRIVVSDSRSPRDGRFIEEIGYYNPIEQPAVVKIDEDKALTWLQNGAQASDTVRNLLSKAGVMKKFHDLKLQK; encoded by the coding sequence ATGGCAGTTCGTATTCGTCTTAAACGCATTGGAGCACATAAAGCGCCATTCTACCGTATCGTGGTATCGGATTCTCGGTCCCCGCGTGATGGTCGTTTTATCGAAGAAATTGGTTACTACAATCCGATCGAACAACCGGCAGTAGTTAAAATCGATGAAGATAAAGCACTGACTTGGCTTCAAAACGGTGCGCAAGCATCCGATACAGTTCGTAACTTGCTTAGCAAAGCAGGAGTAATGAAAAAATTCCATGACCTTAAGTTACAGAAATAA
- the rimM gene encoding ribosome maturation factor RimM (Essential for efficient processing of 16S rRNA), whose protein sequence is MSEQLLTVGKLVNTHGIKGEIKVLSHTDFPEQRFAKGKRLFLIPTEGNSFWITIESVRFHKEMYILKLEGFSNINEVEKYKGSILKVSKDDVVELPENEYYFHEIIGCVVYTDEDQDKALGVIKEILTPGANDVWVIKPSSGPDILIPVIDEVVLDVDVKNQKVKVHLMEGLL, encoded by the coding sequence ATGTCAGAGCAATTATTAACGGTGGGTAAACTTGTAAATACTCACGGAATTAAAGGTGAAATCAAGGTATTATCACATACAGATTTTCCTGAGCAGCGGTTCGCTAAAGGGAAACGATTGTTTCTTATTCCAACTGAGGGTAATTCTTTTTGGATAACCATAGAATCTGTACGTTTTCATAAGGAAATGTACATTTTGAAATTGGAAGGATTCAGCAACATCAATGAAGTAGAGAAGTACAAGGGCAGTATTCTGAAGGTATCCAAGGATGATGTAGTGGAATTACCAGAGAATGAGTACTATTTTCACGAGATTATAGGCTGTGTTGTGTATACAGATGAGGATCAAGATAAGGCGCTGGGTGTGATTAAGGAGATCCTTACTCCAGGTGCAAATGATGTATGGGTCATCAAGCCATCATCAGGTCCTGATATTCTAATTCCTGTTATTGATGAAGTTGTACTGGATGTAGATGTGAAGAATCAAAAGGTTAAGGTTCACCTGATGGAAGGATTGTTGTAA
- the trmD gene encoding tRNA (guanosine(37)-N1)-methyltransferase TrmD, with protein MKVDVLTLFPEMFTGVFGSSILGKANDKGIVSLNAINFRDYSLSKHHTVDDTPYGGGGGMVLKPEPIFAAVEDLLTNTSRRPRVILMCPQGETFTQQKAEELSQEEHLIFVCGHYEGYDERIREHLVTDELSIGDYVLTGGELPAMTVIDSVVRLLPGVLGNEMSAMTDSFSTGLLEYPHYTRPAEFRGWKVPDMLLSGHHANIEVWRREQALKRTFTRRPDLLKKLTLSDQDKKYLQQLARESE; from the coding sequence ATGAAGGTAGATGTCTTGACCTTGTTTCCCGAAATGTTCACAGGTGTGTTCGGTAGCAGTATTCTAGGTAAAGCGAATGATAAGGGTATTGTGTCTTTGAATGCGATTAACTTTCGGGATTATTCACTTAGTAAGCACCATACAGTAGATGATACGCCCTATGGCGGAGGCGGAGGCATGGTGCTGAAGCCCGAGCCTATTTTTGCTGCGGTTGAAGACCTGCTTACGAACACCTCGAGACGTCCAAGAGTCATATTGATGTGCCCACAGGGAGAGACGTTCACTCAGCAAAAGGCGGAGGAGTTATCACAGGAGGAGCACTTAATCTTTGTATGTGGTCATTATGAAGGGTATGATGAACGTATACGAGAGCATCTTGTGACAGATGAGCTGTCCATTGGAGACTATGTGCTTACAGGTGGTGAGCTGCCTGCAATGACAGTCATTGATTCCGTGGTGAGGCTTCTGCCTGGGGTGTTGGGAAATGAGATGTCAGCGATGACTGATTCTTTCAGCACGGGACTACTTGAATATCCACATTATACACGTCCTGCAGAGTTCCGCGGCTGGAAGGTGCCAGATATGTTATTAAGTGGACATCATGCTAATATAGAAGTTTGGCGCAGAGAGCAGGCGCTAAAGCGGACCTTCACACGTCGTCCTGATCTATTGAAGAAATTGACACTTAGTGATCAAGATAA